Below is a genomic region from Actinomyces weissii.
GGTGCGGCGCGTGCGCCCCAGGGGCCCCTCCACGATCAGCACGACGCCGGGCCGCCCCACGGCCCGCCACACCAGGTCATGGGTCTTGGGGTCCAGGAAGACCGGGTTCTGCTCAACGCTCCAGCCGCGGCGGATCTGGTCCAGGACCGCCTTGGCGGCACCGGGGGTGCCCTCGATCTGGGAGTAGGAGGCGCGGCGCACCGCCCAGGACAGCAGCGCCAGGTCAGCCACCAGCGCGACCATCACCACCAGCAGCAGCCAGTACCAAAGGGGCTGCCCGGTGACCAAGGAGAGCAGCACGGCCAAGGCCGTAGCAGCGGCGAAGACCCCCAGGAGGGCCCAGCCGATCCAGGGGTAGGTGCGCTTGGAGATCGTGTAGGAGTCCTTCAGGTTGGACGCCAGCTGCACGACCCGGTTCTTCTTCTTGGGGGCGGGGGCCTCAGTCTTGCTCACAGGCCCCAGGATAGACGACGCACCACCGCACGCTGCGCCGTCACCCTCAGCTCTGCCCTGCCGTCTGGGGGACCAGCAGCGAGGAGGCCTCCTGGCGGGCCGTGGCCGGGGCCGCCGCCTCCTCCATCCCGGCTGGCACCGGGCGTCCCTTGGCGCGCAGGGCCCGCCCCCAGAGCATCCCGGAGCGGTAGGAGGAGCGCACCAGGGGCCCGCTCATGACCGCGGGCACACCCGCCTCCTCCGCCAGGGCGGCCAGCTCGACGAACTCCTCGGGCTTGACCCAGCGGTCGATCGGGTGGTGCAGCTTGGAGGGGCGCATGTACTGGGTGATGGTCAGGATGTCGCAGCCCGCACTGACCAGGTCCTTGATGGCGGTCTCCACCTCCTGGCGGGTCTCGCCCATGCCCAGGATCAGGTTCGACTTGGTCAGCACCCCGGCGTCGGAGACCCGCCGCAGCACGCCCAGGGAGCGCTCGTAGGAGAAGGCCGGGCGGATCTTCCTGAAGATCCGGGGCACCGTCTCCAGGTTGTGGGCGTAGACCTCCGGGGCCGCGGAGACGACCTCGTCAATGGCCTGCGGGTCACCCTTGAAGTCCGGCACCAGCAGCTCGATGCCGCAGCCGGGAGCCTGCAGGTGCACCTGCCGGGCGGTCTCCGCGTACAGCCAGGCGCCGCCGTCGGGCAGGTCGTCCCGCGCCACCCCGGTGACCGTGGCGTAGCGCAGCTGCATCTGGGCGATGGAGGCCGCCACCCGCCGGGGCTCGTCCTGGTCGAAGTCGGTGGGGCGGCCGGTGGCGATGTCACAGAAGTCGCAGCGGCGCGTGCAGATCTCCCCGGCGATCAGGAAGGAGGCCTCCCGGTCGTTCCAGCACTCGTAGATATTGGGGCAGTTGGCCTCTGCGCAGACCGTGTGGAGCTTCTTCTGCCGCACCAGCCCCCGCACCTGCTCGTAGGTGTCGGTGACCACGGCCCGGGTCCTGAGCCAGGCGGGCTTGGACTCGATAGGGGTCTCGGCGTTGCGGGCCTCCACCCGCAGCAGACGACGGCCTTCCGGTGTGACGGTGCTAGCCACGTTCATCCCTTCAAGATCAGGCCCCGCACGGACAGCCTCCCGCGCGGCGCTCTGGATGATTCTAGGACGACGCAGCAGCCGGGTGGGACTGAAGGCCCAGAAGAACTGGCTGCGGTCAAGTGGCGTCAGCCACCATCGGGGCCAGCTGCCGCTCCAGGTGCTCCAGCAGCGTCGGCGCCACACCTGCCACGGACAGCGCCGCTCCGGTCTCCGCGACCAAGGAGGTGACCCCGGCGTCGTCGATCCCGCAGGGGATGATCCGGTCCAGGCAGAAGGCCGACAGGTCAGGGCACACGTTCAGGCCGATGCCGTGCATGGTGACCCCCCGGGCCACCCGCACCCCCAGGGCGCAGACCTTCCGCTCCACGGCGCCGCCCCGGCCCGCACCCGCAGGCACCCACACCCCGGAACGCCCCGGGACCCGCACGGTCTCCAGGCCCAGCTCCGTGCACAGCCCTATCACCGCCTCCTCCAGGGCGCGCACGTAGGCGATCACGTCAAGCGGGGGCCGCAGACGCAGTACCGGGTAGACGGTCAGCTGGCCCGGCCCGTGCCAGGTGGTCTTGCCGCCCCGGTCCACCGCCACCACCGGCACGTGCCCCGGCTCCACGAACTCGCCAGATGGGCGCTCCCAGGAACGGGCCCGCCGCCCTACCGTGTACACCGGCTCGTGCTCCAAGGCGATCAGGGTGGCGGGGCGCTGGCCCTGGGCCACCTGCTCGTGCACCTGCGCCTGCAGCTCGCGGCCCTGGGTGTAGGGGACCAGGGCGCGCCCCAGGTCGTACAGAAGGTGCTCCACCCTCCCACCATAGGCCCCCCACGGCCCGAGTTATCCACAGGAACCGGCCCGGCCCCCCAGACCGGGGGCCCAGGCACAACCATGTAGCCATGCGCGTACACAGCCAGCCCCAGCCCGACCCCCTGAGCCCGGAGCAGCTGAGTGTCCTGGAGGACCTCGGCTACCTGCTGGATGAGACGGAGGACCTGGAGGGAGGCTGCTGGCAGGCCCTGGACCCGGCGGGCCAGCCGGTGCGGCTCCGGCTGCTGGAGCTGCCCACCGGGACGCAGCGCGCCAGGAGGCTTCAGCGCCTGAACGAGCTGCGACGGTTGCGCCACCCGGGCCTGGCCCGGCTGGAGGCCCTGCACGAGCTGCCCGGCGGGGTGCTGGCTGCCGCCTGCCAGTTCGTGGAGGGCGCCGACCTGGCGGTGGTGCTGGGGGCCCGGGGGCGGCTACGCCGCGACGAGGCCGCCCAGCTGCTGGCCGACCTGGGGCAGGCCCTGGCCCACCTGCACGAGCAGGGCCTGGTGCACGGGGACGTGTCCGCCGCCAACACGGTCATCACGCCGGAGGGGCACGCGGTGCTGATCGATCTGCTGGGGGGTGCCGGGGAGCTGGGGACCCCCGGGGTGGCGGCTCCCGAGCGGCTCCAGGGTGAGGAGCCCAGCGCGGCCGCGGACGTTTACGCGCTCGCGGCCCTGGTGGAGCAGGCGGTGGCGGCCAGCCAGACGGCGGCGGGTGGGCTGGCGCTGCTGGCGGACGCCCTCAGTGAGGACCCGGGCGCGCGGCCCACGGCCCGGGAGCTGGCGGAACGGGCGCAGCGTCTGGCCGCGCCGGTGCCGGTCAGCCTGCCGCAGTCCGCCGGGCTGGCGGCCGGGATGCTGCGCGCCTGCGCCCAGGTGCCCACCAGGAGGGCCCCGCGGCCCTGGTGGCGACGCCGTGGCGGTGGCCGTGACCGTAGACTCCGGCGAAGCCGAGAGCGCCGTTTCCGGGGTTGGGGGAGCGGCTCTGAGGGGCGTGGGGGCGTACGGCTGGCGGCGGCCGGGCGGGCCGACCTGGAGGCTCTGGTGCGCAAGGAGCCTGCCGCGGTGGCGTCGGCGGAGAGCGAGGGGCTGGCTCTGAGACGGCCTGGGAGCCTGCGGCAGGCTGTTCGTCCCCGACAGGCTGGGCGGCACAGCCGACGGCAAGGCCGGGCAGGGGGGTGGCAGGACTCTGCCCAGGCCGGTGCTGGCCTGGGCGGTGCTGCTAGACGGCGGCGCCGGGGGTGGCCCTGGGCGGGGGCGCCCGTCGAGCTGGGCCTGCTGCTGGCACTGATAGCGGTGCTGGTGCCGCTGCTGACGCCCGCCTGGAGCCCAGCCGCCCGGCTGTGGGCCACCGGGGACGGCGGCGGAGGCGGTGTCCAGGCGGCCGGAGGGACCAGTCCGGCAGCAGCTACCGCCACTACCGGGGCCGCATCCGGGGCGACGGCGGGGCCGGAGCCGGGAGCAGCGCGGCCCCCGACGCCGTCGGCTGCGGGAGCCGGTGCCCCGGCCTCTGCCGGGCCAGCTGATGACGACCTGCTAGGAGCGGTGGTCAGCCTGGCGCGGTCGCGTGACGCGGCCCTGGAGGCGGGGGACGCGCAGGCGCTGGCCAGCACCACGGTCCCGGGCTCGGGCGCCGCCAGCGCCGACCAGCGGCTG
It encodes:
- a CDS encoding DUF4191 domain-containing protein gives rise to the protein MSKTEAPAPKKKNRVVQLASNLKDSYTISKRTYPWIGWALLGVFAAATALAVLLSLVTGQPLWYWLLLVVMVALVADLALLSWAVRRASYSQIEGTPGAAKAVLDQIRRGWSVEQNPVFLDPKTHDLVWRAVGRPGVVLIVEGPLGRTRRTAEDEAHRINRILRNVPVHKIFVGSGEGQTPLLELERTMRKLPTKPTALTDAEVAEVAKRLRSLGAKGLPVPKGIDPSKVRPDRRALRGR
- the lipA gene encoding lipoyl synthase; the protein is MQSAAREAVRAGPDLEGMNVASTVTPEGRRLLRVEARNAETPIESKPAWLRTRAVVTDTYEQVRGLVRQKKLHTVCAEANCPNIYECWNDREASFLIAGEICTRRCDFCDIATGRPTDFDQDEPRRVAASIAQMQLRYATVTGVARDDLPDGGAWLYAETARQVHLQAPGCGIELLVPDFKGDPQAIDEVVSAAPEVYAHNLETVPRIFRKIRPAFSYERSLGVLRRVSDAGVLTKSNLILGMGETRQEVETAIKDLVSAGCDILTITQYMRPSKLHHPIDRWVKPEEFVELAALAEEAGVPAVMSGPLVRSSYRSGMLWGRALRAKGRPVPAGMEEAAAPATARQEASSLLVPQTAGQS
- the lipB gene encoding lipoyl(octanoyl) transferase LipB, coding for MEHLLYDLGRALVPYTQGRELQAQVHEQVAQGQRPATLIALEHEPVYTVGRRARSWERPSGEFVEPGHVPVVAVDRGGKTTWHGPGQLTVYPVLRLRPPLDVIAYVRALEEAVIGLCTELGLETVRVPGRSGVWVPAGAGRGGAVERKVCALGVRVARGVTMHGIGLNVCPDLSAFCLDRIIPCGIDDAGVTSLVAETGAALSVAGVAPTLLEHLERQLAPMVADAT
- a CDS encoding protein kinase domain-containing protein, which produces MRVHSQPQPDPLSPEQLSVLEDLGYLLDETEDLEGGCWQALDPAGQPVRLRLLELPTGTQRARRLQRLNELRRLRHPGLARLEALHELPGGVLAAACQFVEGADLAVVLGARGRLRRDEAAQLLADLGQALAHLHEQGLVHGDVSAANTVITPEGHAVLIDLLGGAGELGTPGVAAPERLQGEEPSAAADVYALAALVEQAVAASQTAAGGLALLADALSEDPGARPTARELAERAQRLAAPVPVSLPQSAGLAAGMLRACAQVPTRRAPRPWWRRRGGGRDRRLRRSRERRFRGWGSGSEGRGGVRLAAAGRADLEALVRKEPAAVASAESEGLALRRPGSLRQAVRPRQAGRHSRRQGRAGGWQDSAQAGAGLGGAARRRRRGWPWAGAPVELGLLLALIAVLVPLLTPAWSPAARLWATGDGGGGGVQAAGGTSPAAATATTGAASGATAGPEPGAARPPTPSAAGAGAPASAGPADDDLLGAVVSLARSRDAALEAGDAQALASTTVPGSGAASADQRLLESLQGSGQTVTGLRTDLQGVVEVPVAGLPLSAPAPAGARAVRATLSQASHQRHADAGDWTVPVQRPRQVVLVLVPEPWRVLEVLEVEDEI